A genomic stretch from Pseudomonas mendocina includes:
- a CDS encoding DUF4123 domain-containing protein: protein MTPTDWLNAQLAQQRELLLVIDRLAEPDPVQGLFSADLMQDYVNLYQRTAFADLADVGPWLVRLSNPHAAYIQDLLSQPEQHWGWLASAPRVDLRELTQHWQDRLLIEEEQPALYRFQDNRVIARHLTGLTEEQRPLLLGPLSSALYWDGENWQSCDNTKPRFYPAPFDKPWLELAEPEVVTDEVLRHNLTQWLWENHSGETAELAETRLLDEWLTEQLNTAKRWQWHSTEQLQFLVLNQLNPELVEHPAWAPLSGENADTHFARVSKTLAAASPVTEAKPQ from the coding sequence ATGACGCCTACAGACTGGCTCAACGCCCAACTCGCTCAACAGCGTGAACTGCTGCTGGTAATCGACCGGCTGGCCGAACCGGACCCGGTGCAAGGCTTGTTCAGTGCAGACCTGATGCAGGACTACGTGAATCTCTATCAGCGCACAGCGTTTGCCGATCTGGCAGACGTTGGTCCATGGCTGGTTCGCCTGAGCAATCCACATGCGGCATACATTCAAGACCTGCTCAGCCAACCAGAACAGCACTGGGGTTGGCTGGCCAGTGCACCACGCGTTGATCTGCGTGAACTGACTCAGCACTGGCAAGACCGCTTGCTGATTGAAGAGGAACAACCTGCGCTTTACCGTTTTCAGGACAACCGCGTCATCGCCCGCCACCTGACAGGCCTCACAGAAGAACAGCGCCCATTGCTTCTGGGGCCGCTGAGCAGTGCGTTGTACTGGGACGGCGAAAACTGGCAGTCCTGCGACAATACCAAGCCGCGCTTTTACCCAGCGCCATTCGACAAACCCTGGCTGGAGTTGGCCGAGCCAGAAGTGGTAACAGACGAAGTGCTGCGTCACAACCTGACGCAATGGCTCTGGGAAAACCACAGCGGCGAAACCGCCGAGCTGGCCGAAACGCGCCTGCTGGATGAATGGCTGACAGAGCAATTGAACACAGCCAAACGCTGGCAATGGCACAGCACCGAACAACTGCAATTCTTAGTGCTCAACCAGCTAAACCCCGAACTCGTCGAACACCCGGCTTGGGCCCCCTTGAGCGGTGAAAACGCCGATACACACTTTGCCCGTGTCAGCAAAACACTGGCTGCGGCATCCCCCGTAACCGAGGCCAAACCACAGTGA